One window of the Syntrophobacterales bacterium genome contains the following:
- a CDS encoding class I SAM-dependent methyltransferase: protein MLTERFHGLYATHLYLPFSALSKRWRDHWRRRLGKADAFMQDTHLPSISWRRCITPKPIHLLEHRSENGNVRISELGILAQMAANCPEGSTLFEIGTFDGRTTLNLAINAPRTCRIFTLDLRPDTEPRYALASGERHFVDKPTPGLRYRKHRENRPESAGRITQLLGDSAAFDFSAFRRRCSLVFVDGSHAYDYVLSDTDRALDLVAVGGIIVWHDYGVWEGVTRAIEEIEAQRSLGLRHLKGTSLVFWRNDEKGGNTR, encoded by the coding sequence ATGCTGACGGAAAGGTTTCACGGATTATATGCCACCCACCTTTACCTCCCCTTTTCGGCCCTGTCGAAACGGTGGCGGGATCATTGGCGAAGGCGCTTGGGAAAGGCGGACGCTTTCATGCAGGATACGCATCTGCCATCGATTTCCTGGCGTCGGTGCATTACGCCCAAACCCATCCACCTTCTGGAGCATCGGTCGGAAAACGGAAACGTCCGGATCAGCGAGCTGGGTATTCTGGCCCAGATGGCGGCGAACTGCCCGGAGGGATCGACCCTCTTCGAGATCGGCACCTTCGATGGCCGAACCACGCTCAACCTGGCGATCAACGCCCCGCGGACGTGCCGCATCTTCACCCTCGACCTGCGCCCCGATACGGAGCCCAGATATGCCCTGGCCTCGGGAGAGCGCCATTTTGTCGACAAGCCGACGCCCGGCCTGCGGTACAGGAAGCACCGCGAAAACCGGCCCGAAAGCGCCGGCCGGATCACCCAGCTCCTGGGGGACTCCGCCGCTTTCGATTTTTCGGCTTTCCGAAGGCGGTGCAGCCTGGTGTTTGTGGACGGTTCGCACGCCTACGACTACGTATTGTCCGATACGGATCGGGCGCTGGACCTCGTGGCGGTCGGCGGCATCATCGTCTGGCACGACTATGGGGTCTGGGAAGGGGTGACCCGGGCGATCGAGGAGATCGAAGCCCAGCGGAGCCTGGGGTTGAGACACCTCAAGGGGACGAGCCTGGTGTTCTGGAGGAACGACGAAAAAGGAGGAAA